Proteins from one Naumovozyma castellii chromosome 3, complete genome genomic window:
- the NCAS0C01700 gene encoding uncharacterized protein (ancestral locus Anc_7.233) codes for MKFGDHLNESMIPEWKDKYVEYKVGKKKLKTFKQKLQNDIDETTTDSLLNASVSDSIESTYIDQENSTPVTPSHVYSIQKDYSPVKKKIVQEFVKDWLIGEQLNKCNDFYEELINDCRKKYNILENQIRFYNIQRHSIDNKKTRNLLIVSSSESVDVENTPIDSTIQHPYAPNRGRVITLNGQQNVANANKNFASHFLYFQKLKTILKNNNLLPSLPAKGITSYFHQNGRGSQGKETFNASENDMLSEITVEKAQKLLTEAILEFYLFLQLVKTYRDLNLTGFRKIAKKFDKTCETKECLKFMNYAKENYTIFSHIDPNIALMTDRMKKTSTYQPLVFEDITPENESDDPLLWWESKVRGWYIKDLTNSLTEMKRNNDKLRKFGIQYSLNERIIHRINISILQMTISGFFIGAAFSLIIYTLYLIFTSDDKAYIHRILFPLWGGWYMVLLISFLFIGNCFIWHRSGINYRFIMFGEIQARSGTQFFNNDFATTKISLKYYFISLFILACSILAIISFQLEKLTPLGFIFPGIVITLFLAPSWMIPFWDKLVETRKWLFCSGIRLIFSGFYPVEFGDFFLGDIVCSLTYSISDLAMFFCVYVRSDNATCSSSHLRSMGVLGCLPSFWRFMQCLRRFADSGDWFPHLLNAAKYTLGVAYNATLCVYRISPKSFHSRQIFIVFATLNATYTSIWDLVMDWSLLQPSQNNTFLRDDLYLAGKKNWKTGKYSNKRKSIYYFAMIWNVIVRFEWIVYAIAPQTIQQSADTSFILATAEVLRRFVWIIFRVENEHVANVNLFRVSGTAPLPYPINITSITPLGSSDSDEATNIIVLESNSGNDNLSVTNEPQQTSNRINRFDTVGAVPNVDITRETRIEEPMPAYHPPLERRTTTFGSISKSIPWAHTSDFQRPSIVATTLPGRDSDNESENESIASG; via the coding sequence ATGAAGTTTGGGGACCATTTGAACGAGTCTATGATTCCAGAATGGAAGGACAAATATGTTGAGTATAAAGTAgggaaaaagaaattaaaaacCTTTAAACAAAAACTTCAGAAcgatattgatgaaactACCACTGACTCTCTTTTGAATGCATCAGTCAGCGATTCCATTGAGTCTACATATATTGACCAAGAAAATTCAACGCCAGTAACTCCTTCCCATGTGTACTCCATCCAAAAAGATTATTCGCCAgtaaaaaagaaaatagtGCAAGAATTCGTTAAAGATTGGCTAATTGGGGAGcaattgaataaatgtAATGATTTTTATGAAGAATTGATAAATGATTGtagaaagaaatataaCATCCTGGAAAACCAGATTAGattttataatattcaaagGCATTCCATCGATAATAAAAAGACAAGGAATTTACTAATTGTCTCGTCTTCTGAGTCTGTTGATGTTGAAAACACTCCTATTGATTCAACAATCCAACACCCCTATGCTCCTAACAGGGGAAGAGTTATTACCTTGAATGGCCAACAAAATGTTGCAAATGCTAATAAGAATTTTGCTTCTCATTTTCTCTATTTTCAAAAGCTAAAAACcatattaaagaataataatttacTTCCTTCTTTACCAGCTAAAGGAATCACAagttattttcatcaaaacGGTAGGGGATCTCAGGGGAAGGAAACATTTAATGCCTCCGAAAATGATATGCTAAGTGAAATTACAGTAGAAAAGGCTCAAAAATTGTTAACTGAAGCCATATTGGAATTTTACCTATTTTTGCAGTTAGTAAAGACTTACAGAGATTTAAATCTAACAGGATTTAGAAAAATtgcaaagaaatttgaCAAAACTTGTGAAACCAAGGAATGTCTTAAATTTATGAATTATGCTAAGGAAAATTATACCATTTTTAGTCATATTGATCCCAATATTGCATTAATGACGGATAGAATGAAAAAGACATCAACTTATCAACCACTTGTGTTTGAGGATATTACACCTGAAAACGAGTCTGACGACCCCTTGCTATGGTGGGAATCCAAGGTTAGAGGTTGGTATATCAAAGATTTAACGAATTCATTAACagaaatgaaaagaaataatgaCAAACTAAGAAAGTTTGGTATCCAATATTCGTTAAACGAAAGAATAATACATAGGATAAACATTTCAATACTACAAATGACCATTTCTGGGTTTTTCATAGGAGCTGCTTTTTCATTGATTATTTACACATTATACTTGATCTTCACCTCAGATGATAAGGCCTATATTCATAGAATCTTATTTCCCCTCTGGGGTGGTTGGTATATGGTTCTACTAatctcttttctttttattggaaattgCTTCATTTGGCATAGAAGTGGTATCAATTATCGTTTCATTATGTTTGGGGAAATACAAGCCAGAAGTGGAactcaattcttcaataacgATTTTGCAACTACAAAGATCTCtctgaaatattatttcataTCACTCTTCATCCTGGCATGCTCCATTCTGGCAATTATAAGTTTCcaattagaaaaattaacTCCTCTGGGATTTATTTTCCCGGGAATTGTTATAACATTATTCCTTGCTCCATCTTGGATGATCCCATTTTGGGATAAATTGGTTGAAACCAGAAAATGGTTATTTTGTTCAGGAATAAGACTAATATTTTCAGGATTTTACCCAGTCGAGTTCGGTGATTTCTTCCTCGGTGATATAGTCTGTTCACTAACATATTCCATATCTGATCTGGCGATGTTCTTTTGTGTTTATGTAAGATCTGATAATGCAACGTGTTCCTCATCTCATTTAAGATCCATGGGTGTCCTAGGATGTTTACCAAGTTTCTGGAGATTCATGCAATGCTTACGAAGATTTGCAGACTCAGGTGACTGGTTCCCTCATTTGTTAAATGCTGCAAAATACACATTGGGTGTGGCATACAATGCAACATTATGTGTCTATAGAATATCACCAAAATCCTTCCATTCGAGGCAAATATTCATTGTTTTTGCAACTTTAAATGCCACTTACACATCAATTTGGGATTTGGTAATGGATTGGTCACTCTTGCAACCCTCCCAAAATAATACATTTTTGAGAGATGATTTGTATTTAGCtgggaagaagaattggaaaacagGGAAGTACAGTAACAAGAGAAAGTCTATTTATTACTTTGCAATGATTTGGAATGTAATAGTTAGATTTGAATGGATTGTTTATGCAATTGCGCCTCAAACCATTCAACAAAGTGCTGATACATCTTTTATATTAGCCACAGCTGAGGTTCTGAGAAGGTTCGTTTGGATCATTTTCCGTGTAGAAAATGAGCATGTGGCTAATGTGAACCTCTTTAGAGTCAGCGGGACAGCCCCCTTACCATATCCTATTAACATAACTTCCATTACTCCCTTAGGAAGCTCCGATTCGGACGAGGCTACTAATATCATTGTCTTAGAGAGTAATAGTGGAAATGACAATTTAAGTGTTACCAATGAACCTCAACAGACTTCGAACAGAATAAATAGATTTGATACGGTGGGAGCAGTGCCAAATGTTGACATTACAAGGGAAACGAGAATTGAGGAACCCATGCCAGCCTATCACCCACCTCTTGAACGCCGTACTACTACGTTTGGAAGCATCTCAAAATCAATTCCTTGGGCACATACATCAGATTTTCAAAGGCCAAGCATTGTTGCTACCACTTTACCTGGTAGAGACTCAGATAATGAAAGTGAAAATGAAAGCATAGCATCAGGATAG
- the DBP1 gene encoding putative DEAD-box ATP-dependent RNA helicase DBP1 (ancestral locus Anc_8.614), with amino-acid sequence MTDLSNQYQDFNSGTADSDNKHHGYVPPHMRGGTNGGSRGGGGQRSFGDNSGNQRSFGDGNQRRGGSFFGGGGSRQGGSFFRNNSSRGGGSGGYSRGGGSYGRGGGFGGGSGSRWVDGKHVPGPRNERIELELFGEADDPHVLSSGINFDNYDDIPVEATGNNVPEPITEFSAPQLDELLLENIKLARFTKPTPVQKYSVPIVENGRDLMACAQTGSGKTGGFLFPVLSESFKTGPSKTPEQGRNFYSKKGYPTALILAPTRELATQIFDEAKKFTYRSWVRPCVVYGGAPIGNQMREVDHGCDLLVATPGRLTDLIDRGKISLANIRYLVLDEADRMLDMGFEPQIRQIVEGSDMPQVGDRQTLMFSATFPVDIQQLARDFLNDYIFLSVGRVGSTSENITQVILYVEDQDKYSALLDLLAATTDGLTLIFVETKRMADQLTDFLIMQNFKATAIHGDRTQQERERALSAFRAGTATILVATAVAARGLDIPNVTHVINFDLPGDIDDYVHRIGRTGRAGNTGVATSFFNRGNQNVVRGLIDILSEANQEIPSFLNDIANEGGRSRGGRGGGYGGNRSHSNRDFRKHGNGSFGSSRGGGSNSSWGSSSGGGYRGGNNDGWNNSFGSGSSYKSSGNASWW; translated from the coding sequence ATGACTGACTTAAGCAATCAATATCAGGATTTTAATTCCGGTACTGCAGATTCCGACAATAAGCATCACGGTTACGTTCCTCCTCATATGAGAGGTGGTACTAATGGCGGTTCAAgaggtggtggtggtcAGAGATCATTTGGTGACAACTCTGGCAATCAAAGATCATTTGGTGATGGAAACCAAAGGAGAGGCGGCAGCTTCTTCGGTGGTGGCGGATCACGTCAAGGCGGTAGTTTTTTTAGAAATAATAGCAGTCGCGGCGGCGGCAGCGGCGGATACTCAAGAGGTGGGGGCAGCTATGGAAGAGGTGGTGGATTTGGTGGAGGTAGTGGAAGTAGATGGGTGGACGGGAAACATGTGCCTGGTCCAAGAAACGAAAGAATCGAATTAGAACTATTCGGTGAAGCTGATGATCCACATGTCTTGTCTTCGGGTAtcaattttgataattatGACGATATCCCTGTTGAAGCTACCGGTAATAATGTCCCAGAACCAATTACTGAATTCAGTGCTCCACAATTAGATGAGTTGTTGttagaaaatattaaattagCAAGATTTACTAAGCCTACACCAGTGCAAAAGTACTCGGTCCCTATCGTGGAAAATGGTAGAGATTTAATGGCCTGTGCACAAACCGGTTCTGGTAAGACAGGTGGGTTCTTATTTCCTGTTCTTTCAGAATCATTCAAGACTGGTCCAAGCAAAACGCCTGAACAAGGCCGTAATTTCTACTCGAAGAAGGGTTATCCAACCGCTTTGATCCTAGCACCAACAAGAGAACTGGCTACTCAGATTTTTGATGAGGCAAAGAAATTTACTTATAGATCTTGGGTTAGACCATGTGTTGTGTACGGTGGTGCTCCCATTGGTAATCAAATGAGAGAGGTTGATCATGGTTGTGATTTATTAGTCGCAACACCTGGTCGTTTAACTGATTTGATCGATAGGGGTAAGATCTCGTTAGCAAACATCAGGTATTTAGTTTTAGATGAAGCTGATAGAATGTTGGATATGGGGTTTGAACCTCAAATCAGGCAAATTGTGGAAGGTAGTGACATGCCGCAAGTTGGTGATAGACAAACACTTATGTTTTCCGCAACGTTCCCAGTTGATATACAACAATTGGCTCGtgatttcttaaatgattatattttcttatcaGTCGGTAGAGTCGGCTCCACCTCTGAGAATATTACACAAGTAATCTTATATGTGGAAGACCAAGATAAATACTCAGCCTTATTAGATTTATTGGCTGCTACAACAGATGGGTTGACATTAATATTTGTGGAAACCAAGAGAATGGCAGATCAATTGActgatttcttaattatGCAAAATTTTAAGGCAACAGCAATCCATGGGGATCGTACACAACAAGAACGTGAGCGTGCACTTTCTGCATTTAGAGCTGGTACAGCTACTATATTAGTCGCCACCGCAGTCGCTGCAAGAGGTTTAGATATCCCTAATGTGACACATGttattaattttgatttgCCAGGTGACATTGATGACTACGTGCATAGAATTGGTAGAACTGGTCGTGCTGGGAACACCGGTGTTGCCacttctttctttaatagaGGAAACCAAAATGTTGTCAGAGGTTTGATCGATATTTTAAGTGAAGCTAATCAAGAAATCCCATCCTTTTTGAATGATATCGCCAATGAAGGTGGTAGAAGTAGAGGAGGTAGAGGTGGTGGGTACGGTGGTAATCGTTCTCACAGTAATAGAGATTTCCGTAAGCATGGTAATGGCTCGTTCGGTAGCTCCAGAGGTGGTGGAAGTAATTCATCATGGGGCTCTTCCAGTGGTGGCGGTTATAGAGGAGGTAATAATGACGGCTGGAATAATAGCTTTGGCAGCGGTTCTAGTTATAAATCATCAGGTAACGCATCCTGGTGGTAA
- the RRD2 gene encoding peptidylprolyl isomerase RRD2 (ancestral locus Anc_8.674), whose amino-acid sequence MVPEKRILTENDMEVWKNSATRKDLLNFISTLAESVEGHENSQIVEPISPSIASLSSLLDEVNKLVDKHPVIKEAKVSRFGKVEFRDFYDELNEKSSSLIKTRFSTLSDEQLEQLSIYLDESWGNKRRIDYGSGHELNFICFLFGLYSYGLFDLEKDAINLVLVVFLKYLNIMRVLETKYWLEPAGSHGVWGLDDYHFLPFLFGAFQLVPHKHLKPMSIHNEELVELFKDKFLYFGCISFINSVKTTTSLRWHSPMLDDISGVKKWSKVAEGMIKMYTAEVLGKLPIMQHFYFSEFLKCPEGISPARSNHIHNGTDEDDECLQEGHTHSTWGDCCGIKLPSAIAATEMNKKAHKPIPFD is encoded by the coding sequence ATGGTTCCTGAAAAAAGAATTCTGACTGAAAATGATATGGAAGTATGGAAGAACTCCGCCACTAGAAAGGATCTGTTGAATTTCATCTCAACGCTGGCTGAATCAGTTGAGGGACATGAGAACTCGCAGATTGTGGAGCCTATATCACCTTCGATTGCATCGTTATCATCACTACTTGATGAGGTTAATAAGCTTGTAGATAAGCATCCTGTTATTAAGGAAGCCAAAGTATCAAGGTTTGGTAAGGTTGAATTTAGAGACTTTTATGATGAgttgaatgaaaaatctaGCAGTCTAATAAAGACTAGATTCTCAACACTTTCTGATGAACAGCTTGAGCAATTGTCGATCTATTTGGATGAATCATGGGGTAACAAAAGGCGTATTGACTACGGTTCTGGAcatgaattaaattttatttgttttctaTTTGGATTATACAGCTATGGTCTTTTTGATCTTGAAAAGGATGCAATCAATTTGGTTCTTGTAGTCTTCCTAAAATACTTAAATATAATGAGAGTATTGGAAACCAAATACTGGTTGGAGCCGGCTGGATCACATGGTGTTTGGGGTCTTGATGATTACCATTTTTTACCTTTCCTCTTTGGAGCGTTTCAATTAGTTCCACATAAACATCTAAAACCAATGTCTATCCATAATGAAGAGCTAGTAGAACTGTTCAAAGATAAATTTTTGTACTTTGGTTGTATTTCCTTCATAAACTCTGTTAAGACGACAACATCTCTTAGATGGCATTCTCCAATGTTAGATGATATTAGTGGTGTTAAAAAGTGGTCAAAAGTAGCTGAAGGAATGATCAAAATGTATACAGCTGAAGTCTTGGGTAAGCTACCAATTATGCagcatttttattttagtGAATTTCTAAAATGTCCAGAAGGGATATCTCCGGCAAGAAGTAATCATATTCACAATGGAacagatgaagatgatgaatgTTTGCAAGAAGGACATACGCATAGTACTTGGGGAGATTGTTGCGGTATTAAGTTACCTAGCGCAATTGCAGCTACAGAAATGAATAAGAAAGCTCACAAACCGATTCCATTTGATTAA
- the IDI1 gene encoding isopentenyl-diphosphate delta-isomerase IDI1 (ancestral locus Anc_8.610), with amino-acid sequence MSEYAKLVEHLSANDILDKFPEIIPLQKRPNSKSSESSNENSKDAVFSGHDEEQIKLMNENCIVLDWNDNAIGAGTKKLCHIMNNIELGLLHRAFSVFLFNERGELLLQQRASEKITFPNLWTNTCCSHPLCIDDELGLSGQLSDKVQGAKVAAVRKLEHELGIPEDETRSKGTFHFLNRIHYMAPSNPPWGEHEIDYILFYKVNSGEELTVEPNLNEMRAFKWVTQTRLKEMFDDPNLQFTPWFKIICNSYLFEWWAKLNDLSSVENDQKIHRML; translated from the coding sequence ATGTCCGAATATGCCAAATTGGTCGAGCATCTGTCAGCTAATGACATTCTAGATAAATTTCCTGAGATCATCCCTTTGCAAAAGAGACCAAATTCTAAATCCAGCGAATCTTCTAACGAGAATTCTAAGGATGCTGTCTTTTCAGGACACGATGAAGAACAGATTAAATTGATGAATGAAAATTGTATCGTATTAGATTGGAATGACAATGCAATCGGTGCTGGAACCAAGAAATTGTGCCACATAATGAATAACATTGAACTAGGTTTGTTACATAGAGCCTTCTCCGTGTTTCTGTTTAATGAAAGGGGTGAATTACTATTACAACAACGTGCCTCCGAGAAGATTACTTTCCCCAATCTTTGGACAAATACTTGTTGTTCTCATCCATTATGTATCGATGACGAACTTGGGTTGAGTGGTCAATTGTCAGATAAGGTCCAAGGTGCAAAGGTGGCTGCTGTTAGAAAATTGGAACACGAATTGGGGATTCCTGAGGATGAAACAAGATCAAAGGGTACAttccattttttaaatagAATTCATTATATGGCTCCAAGTAATCCACCATGGGGTGAAcatgaaattgattataTATTGTTTTACAAAGTCAATTCTGGTGAAGAATTGACCGTGGaaccaaatttgaatgaaatgaGAGCTTTCAAATGGGTAACACAAACACGATTGAAGGAAATGTTCGATGACCCAAATTTACAATTCACACCTTGGTTCAAGATTATTTGCAACAGTTACCTTTTTGAATGGTGGGCCAAGTTGAATGATTTATCAAGTGTAGAAAATGATCAAAAGATACATAGAATGCTGTAA
- the MRP51 gene encoding mitochondrial 37S ribosomal protein bS1m (ancestral locus Anc_8.613), with protein sequence MSQVNSQSYSRISNLLRSTRVAQVPKNNKPLNPIGHKYFPTHQIIETKPSSHHRQEWGLKSSIPSKIKSRYLVFNDMDTLERLTTFEPHGASQWNRIRFKEMNLAPTYNMGKLNPLFGNESVVHDQAYTLSSLLNIDPELNSKGKITKLNSLKKLRAEFKSWLLERDPEALKNKKFSAKEMQSNVTDFLNERASSSGQINNHSQKMIGSGGLSYALPGKLKTSPRGVVSKTIVPGRCLNLNNDSKYTVAVGGFVTTALGDKLKNQNKNMDSSIRENVYPMEVQEASIDPNGRVNIKTDIILSHNQSTIMEIKSKTEYQMNPLWKKERRSSSRMVSDNAKQAADLLEMIMKGKDQK encoded by the coding sequence ATGTCACAAGTGAACTCCCAATCTTATTCAAGGATATCCAATCTTCTAAGGAGCACAAGAGTGGCGCAAGTACCCAAGAACAACAAACCATTGAACCCTATCGGACATAAGTATTTCCCAACACATCAAATCATAGAGACCAAACCATCGTCACATCATCGTCAAGAATGGGGGTTGAAATCATCTATCCCATCGAAGATTAAATCTAGGTATTTGGTGTTCAACGATATGGATACTCTGGAAAGACTAACTACATTTGAACCTCATGGCGCGTCACAATGGAATCGTATtagatttaaagaaatgaaTTTGGCTCCGACTTACAATATGGGGAAATTGAACCCTTTATTTGGTAATGAGTCTGTGGTTCATGATCAAGCATATACATTGTCCTCTTTACTGAATATTGATCCGGAATTGAATTCTAAGGGgaaaataacaaaattaaactctttgaagaaattaagaGCTGAATTTAAAAGTTGGCTCCTGGAAAGGGACCCTGAGGCcttgaagaataaaaaattcTCTGCTAAAGAAATGCAATCTAATGTGACTGATTTTTTAAATGAGAGAGCATCTTCTAGTGgtcaaataaataatcattCTCAAAAAATGATTGGTTCTGGAGGATTATCGTATGCACTACCGggaaaattgaaaacttcTCCAAGAGGCGTGGTTTCAAAGACAATAGTTCCTGGAAGAtgtttgaatttgaataatgatagTAAGTATACAGTTGCTGTGGGTGGGTTTGTTACCACTGCGCTCGgtgataaattaaagaatcaaaataaGAATATGGATTCATCTATTAGAGAAAATGTTTACCCAATGGAAGTTCAAGAGGCATCCATAGATCCTAATGGGAGAGTTAATATCAAGACAGATATTATTCTGTCGCATAATCAAAGTACTATCATGGAAATTAAGAGTAAGACGGAATATCAAATGAATCCACTTTGGAAAAAGGAACGTCGCTCTAGTAGCAGAATGGTTTCAGATAATGCTAAACAGGCAGCCGATTTACTAGAAATGATTATGAAAGGGAAGGACCAGAAATGA
- the VPS30 gene encoding beclin 1 (ancestral locus Anc_8.615): protein MSTPKQPIRCQNCQLPLQIDGSLLDLSLTQQNTLLDSLANETSINDTHLISPIPKDRLQNLQNVKPASQLDLKPNNQESYIFLKQSKLPTESQDQEDLQPSSQGVSKTLSTQTSVLSNIFNILSGRNKIDYPVCQDCCNLLIQDLKNQYDSAIKERDTYMGFLKKLEAQKEQQQQNEGVLTDKDDSDSLIAVEDLQREKSSLFQDLLKLEKEDEELDEQIKDLELKLEQKKNNEMEMIERDNLTHLDHINFLKETQSLKNQYNRALNDLDQLRKINIYDETFKIAHNGPFATINGLRIGGFDDLKVSWKEINAGIGHVVLLLATIVTQLNCSINGYRLRPMGSFSKILKYNTDSQDWITFEAFHDEKFKIGKLLHKETELDRALESLLEIIQQMAISISTGPRRTSTHEEIPLNVVTSHQTRKSLTDNENENRDLVNSANEIELPYIMHKDKINGISVKLFGADPNLEWTTAMKFLLTNVKWLLAYSSSQLISSSRI, encoded by the coding sequence ATGTCTACTCCTAAGCAACCCATACGATGTCAAAACTGTCAATTACCACTTCAAATCGATGGTTCCTTACTGGACCTTAGTCTCACACAGCAGAATACCCTACTAGATTCCCTTGCCAATGAGACCTCCATTAACGACACACATTTAATCTCCCCAATCCCAAAAGATCGTCTTCAAAATTTACAAAACGTAAAACCAGCATCTCAATTGGATTTAAAACCTAACAATCAAGAATCATACATTTTCCTAAAACAATCCAAACTACCAACAGAATCTCAGGATCAAGAAGATTTGCAACCGTCTTCACAGGGAGTCTCTAAGACGTTATCCACCCAAACGAGTGTTCtctcaaatatatttaatatcttATCAGGGAGAAATAAGATTGATTATCCTGTTTGCCAAGATTGTTGTAATTTACTGATacaagatttgaagaatcaaTACGATTCCGCAATCAAGGAAAGGGATACCTACATGGgtttcttgaagaaattggagGCACAAAAagagcaacaacaacaaaatgaaGGTGTGCTTACTGATAAAGATGACTCAGACTCCTTGATAGCGGTCGAAGATCtacaaagagaaaagagTTCATTATTTCAAGACTTATTAAAACTGGAGAAGGAAGATGAGGAATTAGATGAACAAATCAAGGATTTGGAGCTGAAACTTGAgcagaagaaaaataatgaaatggaGATGATTGAAAGAGATAATTTGACCCATTTGGATCATATTAACTTTTTGAAGGAAACacaatctttgaaaaatcaatataATAGGGCTCTTAATGACCTTGACCAATTGAGAAAGATTAATATATATGAtgaaactttcaaaattgCACATAACGGTCCATTTGCTACCATAAATGGATTGAGAATTGGCGGGTTTGACGACTTGAAGGTATCTTGGAAGGAAATTAATGCTGGGATAGGCCATGTTGTATTGTTGCTCGCTACCATAGTAACACAATTAAATTGTTCCATTAATGGATATAGATTAAGACCTATGGGTTCCTTCTCAAAGATCTTAAAATATAACACCGATTCACAGGATTGGATAACATTTGAAGCATTTCATGACgagaaatttaaaatcGGTAAACTTTTGCATAAGGAAACTGAACTCGATAGGGCCTTGGAAAGTTTACTGGAAATTATTCAACAGATGGCCATATCCATTTCAACTGGTCCTAGAAGAACCTCTACTcatgaagaaattccatTGAATGTGGTGACAAGCCATCAGACTAGAAAATCATTAactgataatgaaaacgaAAATAGAGACTTGGTTAATTCagcaaatgaaattgaattgCCTTATATAATGCATAAGGATAAGATAAATGGAATATCagttaaattatttggtgCTGACCCAAATCTAGAATGGACTACCGCtatgaaatttttattaacCAACGTGAAATGGCTATTAGCCTATTCATCCAGTCAATTAATATCATCCAGTCGTATATAA
- the NCAS0C01750 gene encoding uncharacterized protein (ancestral locus Anc_8.608): MYPNGQQYTYSGPSYNQYPPQAPPVPYGYVDQYGYPAPPPPHVTGYYNPQYTETPAPQPYWDQPIYGKRKALLIGINYIGSRSQLSGCINDVNNMLGFLTQRCGYSQDDIVILTDDQPNPVCIPTKYNMLRAMSWLVKDVQPGDHLFLHYSGHGGQTPDLDGDEADGMDDVIYPVDFETQGFIVDDLMHDIMVRPLMQGVRLTALFDSCHSGTVLDLPFTYSTKGVIKEPSMLKDIGGTGMQAAMAYATGNGSDLMGSLSSLANTVQNRFINGNGYDRERVIQMKFSPADVIMLSGSKDNQTSADTFEDGQNIGAMSHAFIKVMTFQPQQTYISLLQNIRQALMNRYSQRPQLSSSHQIDINAPFII, from the coding sequence ATGTATCCAAACGGACAACAGTATACATACAGTGGCCCCAGTTATAACCAATACCCTCCACAGGCCCCTCCTGTACCATACGGATACGTCGATCAATATGGATATCCTGCAcctcctcctcctcatGTGACTGGATATTATAATCCACAGTACACGGAAACACCAGCACCGCAACCTTATTGGGACCAACCGATATATGGTAAACGTAAAGCGTTGCTTATAGGTATCAATTATATTGGATCAAGAAGTCAACTCAGTGGTTGCATCAATGATGTCAATAATATGCTTGGTTTCTTGACGCAAAGATGCGGGTATTCTCAAGACGACATTGTTATCTTGACAGATGATCAGCCAAATCCGGTTTGCATTCCGACAAAATATAACATGTTAAGGGCCATGAGTTGGTTGGTGAAAGATGTGCAACCAGGTGACCATCTTTTTTTACATTATTCTGGTCATGGTGGTCAAACCCCTGATTTGGATGGTGATGAAGCGGATGGCATGGATGATGTTATCTATCCTGTTGATTTCGAAACACAAGGTTTTATTGTAGATGATTTAATGCACGATATCATGGTCAGACCCCTAATGCAAGGTGTCAGACTAACAGCTCTATTTGATTCATGTCATTCCGGAACTGTGTTAGATTTGCCATTTACTTATTCAACTAAAGGAGTTATTAAGGAACCTAGTATGCTCAAGGATATAGGAGGTACTGGGATGCAAGCAGCAATGGCATACGCTACGGGGAACGGTTCCGATTTGATGGGATCTTTATCATCACTAGCCAACACAGTACAAAATAGGTTCATCAATGGGAACGGTTATGATCGTGAACGTGTCATACAGATGAAGTTCTCACCAGCAGATGTGATTATGTTATCTGGGTCGAAAGATAACCAAACATCAGCAGATACGTTTGAAGATGGACAAAATATTGGCGCCATGTCCCATGCATTTATCAAGGTGATGACTTTCCAGCCCCAACAAACATACATTTCTCTGTTACAGAATATACGACAGGCATTGATGAACAGATATTCACAAAGACCGCAATTATCCTCTTCACACCAAATAGACATCAATGCACCTTTTATTATATGA